A section of the Chlorocebus sabaeus isolate Y175 chromosome 17, mChlSab1.0.hap1, whole genome shotgun sequence genome encodes:
- the LOC119626791 gene encoding translation machinery-associated protein 7-like yields MSGHEGGKKQPLKQPNKQAKEMDEEDKAFKQKQKEEQKKVKELKAKAAGKGPLATGGIKKSGKK; encoded by the coding sequence ATGTCCGGCCATGAAGGTGGCAAGAAGCAGCCACTGAAACAGCCCAACAAGCAGGCCAAGGAGATGGATGAGGAAGATAAGGCTTtcaagcagaaacaaaaagaggAGCAGAAGAAAGTCAAGGAGCTAAAAGCAAAGGCCGCGGGGAAGGGGCCCTTGGCCACAGGTGGAATTAAGAAATCTGGCAAAAAGTAA